One Glycine max cultivar Williams 82 chromosome 3, Glycine_max_v4.0, whole genome shotgun sequence DNA window includes the following coding sequences:
- the LOC100526922 gene encoding Histone deacetylase complex subunit SAP18-like, with the protein MSDGGKRQGGRALPPPPRGPPPPPPSRPRLEPVDREKTCPLLLRVFTKIGSHHSMEDFAVRGKEPKDEVQIYTWKDATLRELTDLVKEVAPAARRRNAKLSFAFVFPDKNGRFKVQEVGKTLSYGNGRLDDGKALAELGFEIGDYLDVAIL; encoded by the exons atgagcGACGGAGGAAAACGACAAGGTGGAAGAGCGTTGCCGCCGCCGCCAAGAGGCCCTCCGCCTCCTCCCCCCTCTCGCCCTCGCCTCGAACCCGTCGATCGCGAAAAG ACATGTCCGTTACTGCTGCGAGTGTTCACTAAGATTGGGAGTCACCATTCCATGGAAGACTTTGCCGTCAGAGGCAAAGAGCCCAAAGACGAGGTTCAGATTTACACCTGGAAGGACGCTACTCTCCGAGAACTCACCGATCTT GTCAAAGAAGTTGCTCCGGCTGCAAGGAGAAGAAACGCCAAACTCTCCTTCGCCTTTGTATTCCCCGACAAAAACGGCCGTTTCAAAGTTCAAGAG GTGGGCAAGACATTATCTTATGGAAATGGAAGATTAGATGATGGCAAGGCTTTAGCCGAACTTGGTTTTGaa ATCGGTGACTACTTGGATGTGGCTATTCTGTAG
- the GA20OX1 gene encoding gibberellin 20 oxidase 1-D, with the protein MLVPHHPSMLIAPQNTSAENHDNMEGQKQLHHFDESLMPNQSNIPSQFIWPDHEKPCLTPPELHIPPIDLKAFLSGDPQAVSAICAEANEACKKHGFFLVVNHGVDRKLIAQAHKLIDDFFCMQLSQKQKAQRKIGEHCGYANSFIGRFSSKLPWKETLSFHYSADKSSKSVEDYFLNVMGEDFRKFGSVFQEYCEAMSKLSLGIMELLGMTLGVGRECFRDFFEGNESVMRLNYYPPCQKPELALGTGPHCDPTSLTILHQDQVEGLQVFVDGRWYSVAPKEDAFVVNIGDTFMALSNGLFKSCMHRAVVNNKIVRKSLAFFLCPNRDKVVTPPKDLISNENPRTYPDFTWPSLLEFTQKHYRSDTETLDAFSRWLLEKNN; encoded by the exons aTGCTAGTTCCTCATCATCCTTCAATGCTAATTGCACCTCAAAACACATCCGCAGAAAATCATGACAACATGGAAGGACAGAAACAACTACACCACTTTGATGAATCTTTGATGCCAAACCAGTCCAACATACCCTCCCAGTTCATATGGCCTGATCATGAAAAACCATGCTTAACACCACCAGAACTCCATATTCCACCCATTGACTTGAAGGCTTTTCTCTCAGGAGATCCACAAGCTGTGTCAGCAATTTGTGCAGAAGCCAATGAGGCATGCAAGAAGCATGGCTTCTTCCTTGTTGTCAACCATGGTGTTGATAGAAAGCTCATAGCTCAAGCTCATAAGCTCATAGATGATTTCTTCTGCATGCAGCTGTCACAGAAGCAGAAGGCTCAGAGAAAGATTGGAGAACATTGTGGCTATGCTAATAGCTTCATTGGAAGATTCTCCTCCAAACTTCCTTGGAAGGAAACACTTTCTTTCCATTATTCTGCTGATAAATCCAGCAAAAGTGTGGAGGATTATTTCCTAAATGTCATGGGGGAGGATTTCAGGAAATTTGG GAGTGTGTTCCAAGAATACTGTGAAGCCATGAGCAAACTCTCTCTTGGGATCATGGAGCTTCTGGGGATGACCCTAGGAGTTGGCAGGGAATGTTTCAGAGATTTCTTCGAAGGAAATGAGTCGGTTATGAGGTTGAATTACTACCCACCATGCCAAAAACCTGAGTTAGCTTTAGGAACAGGACCTCATTGTGACCCTACATCCCTAACCATTCTCCACCAAGATCAAGTCGAGGGCCTCCAAGTCTTCGTTGATGGAAGATGGTACTCTGTCGCTCCTAAAGAAGATGCTTTCGTTGTCAATATTGGCGATACATTTATG GCTCTATCGAATGGGTTGTTCAAGAGTTGCATGCATAGAGCAGTTGTAAACAACAAAATTGTGAGAAAATCACTTGCTTTCTTCCTATGTCCAAATAGAGACAAAGTGGTCACCCCTCCAAAAGATCTAATCAGCAACGAGAATCCAAGAACATACCCAGATTTCACATGGCCAAGCCTTCTTGAATTCACACAGAAACACTACAGGTCTGACACAGAAACACTTGATGCTTTCTCGAGGTGGCTACTAGAGAAAAACAACTGA
- the LOC102664546 gene encoding polygalacturonate 4-alpha-galacturonosyltransferase: protein MTQRKNRGKASCFPLLGFVLLCVLAPFFFFLSRRLYAAPDQDYISAVPSKQVRKWREWQALQDLKSLFSEEVLDVIVSSTNDLGPFSLDNFRKNLSASWRVGLGNSNAEHELNQQTTHVRQEKPEVKEGRSSDNPSQWTDSSAQQTRRHLIEKRREKRAAELVKKDNEVAVRVENTAIERSKSVESAIIGKYNIWRKEFENENGDSTVRLMRDQIIMARVYISIAKLKNKVELHEELISRLKESQRALGDAVSDADLHHSTHGKIKAMGQVLSKAREQLYDCKLVTGKLRAMLQTADDQVRSLKKQSTFLSQLAAKTIPNGIHCLSMRLTIDYYLLPPEKRKFPGSENLENPSLYHYALFSDNVLAASVVVNSTIMNAKDPSKNVFHLVTDKLNFGAMSMWFLLNPPGKATIHVENVDDYKWLNSSYCPVLRQLESATLKEFYFKAGHPNSLSSGASNLKYRNPKYLSMLNHLRFYLPQVYPKLDKILFLDDDIVVQKDLTGLWAVDLNGKVNGAVETCGQSFHRFDKYLNFSNPHIARNFDPNACGWAYGMNMFDLKVWKKKDITGIYHKWQNMNEDRVLWKLGTLPPGLITFYGLTHPLDKSWHVLGLGYNPSLDRSEIENAAVVHYNGNMKPWLEIAMTKYRSYWTKYVKYNHPYLQNCKLNE, encoded by the exons ATGACGCAGAGGAAGAACAGAGGCAAGGCTTCGTGTTTTCCTCTTCTCGGTTTCGTCCTCCTCTGCGTTCTCGCGccgttttttttcttcctctcccgGAGGCTCTACGCCGCCCCGG ATCAAGATTATATTTCAGCTGTTCCAAGTAAACAG GTTCGCAAATGGAGAGAGTGGCAGGCTTTGCAGGACCTTAAATCACTTTTTTCAGAAGAG GTTCTTGATGTTATTGTATCCAGCACAAATGATTTGGGGCCTTTCAGTCTTGACAATTTCAGAAAAAATTTGTCTGCTTCATGGAGAGTTGGATTAGGAAATTCAAACGCTGAACATGAG ctAAACCAACAAACAACACATGTTAGACAAGAAAAGCCAGAGGTGAAGGAAGGTAGATCTTCAG ATAATCCTTCTCAGTGGACTGATAGTTCCGCACAGCAAACCCGAAGG CATTTAATAGAGAAAAGGCGGGAAAAGCGTGCTGCTGAGTTGGTAAAAAAGGATAATGAAGTAGCTGTAAGAGTCGAAAATACAGCTATTGAACGCTCAAAATCTGTTGAGTCAGCCATTATAGGTAAATACAACATTTGGAGGAAAGAATTTGAGAATGAAAATGGCGATTCTACTGTTCGGTTGATGCGAGACCAGATCATTATGGCTAGGGTATATATAAGCATTGCAAAGTTGAAGAACAAGGTTGAACTGCATGAAGAACTAATTTCCCGGCTCAAAGAGAGTCAACGTGCTTTAGGTGATGCAGTTTCTGATGCGGATCTACATCACAG TACACATGGGAAAATAAAGGCTATGGGTCAAGTTCTATCAAAAGCAAGAGAGCAATTGTATGACTGCAAATTGGTCACTGGAAAACTAAGAGCAATGCTACAGACAGCTGATGATCAAGTTAGGAGTTTGAAGAAACAGAGCACATTCCTCAGTCAGTTGGCTGCCAAGACCATACCAAATGGAATTCATTGTTTATCTATGCGCCTTACCATAGATTACTATCTCCTTCCTCCTGAAAAGAGAAAGTTCCCTGGGAGTGAGAATTTGGAGAATCCCAGTCTTTATCACTACGCACTGTTCTCAGATAATGTCTTGGCTGCATCTGTTGTTGTCAACTCAACTATTATGAATGCTAAG GATCCATCGAAGAATGTTTTTCACCTTGTTACTGATAAACTAAATTTTGGAGCCATGAGCATGTGGTTTCTTTTAAACCCTCCTGGAAAAGCTACAATCCATGTTGAAAACGTTGATGATTATAAGTGGTTGAACTCATCCTACTGCCCTGTCTTGCGGCAGCTTGAATCTGCTACATTGAAAGAGTTTTATTTCAAGGCAGGCCATCCAAACTCACTTTCTTCCGGGGCTTCCAATCTGAAGTATAGAAATCCGAAATATCTCTCAATGCTCAACCATCTGAGATTCTATCTTCCACAGGTTTAtccaaaattggataaaatctTATTTCTTGATGATGACATTGTTGTTCAGAAGGATTTGACTGGATTATGGGCTGTGGATCTTAATGGGAAAGTAAATGGTGCTGTTGAAACTTGTGGTCAAAGCTTTCACCGATTTGACAAGTACCTTAACTTTTCAAATCCTCACATCGCAAGAAATTTTGATCCAAATGCTTGTGGTTGGGCATACGGGATGAACATGTTTGATCTGAAGGTGTGGAAAAAGAAGGATATCACCGGCATATATCACAAGTGGCAGAATATG AATGAAGACAGGGTGCTGTGGAAGCTGGGGACGTTACCTCCGGGGCTAATAACGTTCTATGGGTTGACACATCCACTAGATAAATCATGGCATGTACTTGGTTTGGGTTATAATCCAAGTTTGGATCGATCAGAGATTGAGAATGCAGCAGTTGTACACTACAATGGTAATATGAAGCCATGGTTAGAAATTGCCATGACAAAGTATCGGTCTTACTGGACCAAGTATGTCAAGTACAATCATCCCTATCTTCAAAACTGTAAGCTAAATGAATAG